Proteins from a genomic interval of Clostridium cochlearium:
- a CDS encoding HAD-IB family hydrolase yields MDNGKVKLAIFDVDFTLTSRETLIEFYYFLVKKKPSLLKNLAKSIKGGFLYLIRVYDAGKAKEEFISFIKGITEEEMKEIAKEFYEKRLKSILYSDAIATIKNFKKEGYKIYLISASAEFYLKELYNINEVDKIIGTRFEVRNGKYTGKIYGENCKGVEKVIRLKQYLKEEGIDVDFEKSYMFSDSLADLPLFRTVGNPYLINFKKEHENIKRLKWK; encoded by the coding sequence ATGGATAATGGAAAAGTTAAATTAGCCATATTTGATGTAGATTTTACTCTAACCAGTAGAGAAACTCTAATAGAATTTTATTATTTTTTAGTAAAAAAGAAGCCAAGTTTATTAAAAAATCTAGCTAAAAGTATAAAAGGTGGATTTTTATATCTTATTAGAGTTTATGATGCGGGGAAAGCCAAAGAGGAGTTCATATCTTTTATAAAAGGTATTACAGAAGAGGAAATGAAAGAAATTGCGAAAGAATTTTACGAAAAGAGACTTAAAAGTATATTATACAGTGATGCTATAGCTACTATAAAAAATTTTAAAAAAGAAGGGTATAAAATATATTTAATTTCTGCTTCTGCTGAATTTTATCTAAAAGAATTATATAATATAAATGAGGTAGATAAAATAATAGGAACAAGATTCGAAGTAAGAAATGGAAAGTACACTGGAAAAATTTATGGAGAAAACTGCAAAGGTGTAGAAAAGGTAATAAGACTTAAGCAGTATTTAAAAGAAGAGGGTATAGATGTGGACTTTGAAAAATCCTACATGTTCTCAGACTCTCTAGCAGATTTACCTCTATTTAGAACAGTAGGCAATCCGTATTTAATAAATTTTAAAAAAGAACACGAAAATATAAAGAGATTAAAATGGAAGTAG
- a CDS encoding aminotransferase class IV gives MFGKYYILNNNIKNLREFDDNIIKGRNTIYEVLKVERGVPLLLEDHIKRLKSTSKLTNLEIWLEESFIEESIKKLIEKNQVEQGSLKFLLNFENKDFICYFEGITFPSEEDFKEGVSTALYNKERENPNAKVLNQEFRKDLDKFIKDKGIFEAILVDRNGFITEGSKSNVFMVKGDKLITTPSKAVLPGITRKQVLDICNELNISVVEKYVNYKELKEVDGIFISSTPFDVLPVKNVDKINFKSSQNSFIVAIMNKYNERIDNYINTKK, from the coding sequence ATGTTTGGAAAATACTATATTCTTAATAATAATATCAAGAATTTAAGAGAATTTGACGATAATATAATAAAAGGACGCAATACCATTTATGAGGTGTTGAAAGTTGAAAGAGGGGTGCCTTTATTATTAGAAGATCATATAAAAAGACTTAAGAGCACTTCTAAACTGACTAATTTAGAAATATGGTTAGAGGAAAGTTTTATAGAAGAATCTATAAAAAAATTAATAGAAAAAAATCAAGTAGAACAGGGAAGTTTAAAATTTCTTTTAAATTTTGAAAATAAGGATTTTATATGTTATTTTGAAGGAATAACATTTCCATCTGAAGAAGATTTTAAAGAGGGAGTATCCACTGCGTTATACAATAAAGAAAGAGAAAATCCTAATGCAAAGGTTTTAAATCAGGAATTTAGAAAGGATTTAGATAAATTTATAAAAGATAAAGGTATATTTGAAGCTATATTAGTAGATAGAAATGGATTCATAACAGAAGGAAGCAAATCCAATGTATTTATGGTAAAGGGAGATAAACTTATAACAACTCCATCTAAAGCTGTATTACCTGGAATAACTAGAAAACAGGTTTTGGATATATGTAATGAGTTAAATATATCTGTAGTAGAAAAGTATGTAAACTATAAAGAATTAAAAGAAGTAGATGGAATATTTATATCCAGTACTCCTTTTGATGTTTTACCAGTAAAAAATGTAGACAAAATAAACTTCAAATCGTCACAAAATTCTTTTATTGTAGCTATTATGAATAAATATAATGAAAGAATAGATAATTATATAAATACTAAAAAATAA
- a CDS encoding DUF1292 domain-containing protein, translating to MDKDKINNCCCGNDEHNHDCGCGCEGEHEHEHEALLVDLEDEEGNVVTCEIVDAFNYKENDYVLAEDPESESIYLFKAVRDSEEGELENLSDEEFEEVRAYYESLQED from the coding sequence GTGGATAAAGATAAAATAAATAATTGTTGTTGTGGTAATGATGAACACAATCATGATTGCGGATGTGGTTGTGAAGGTGAACATGAACATGAACATGAAGCTTTACTAGTGGACTTAGAAGATGAAGAAGGAAACGTTGTAACTTGTGAAATAGTAGATGCTTTTAATTACAAAGAAAATGACTATGTTTTAGCAGAAGACCCTGAAAGTGAATCAATATATCTATTTAAAGCAGTTAGAGATTCAGAAGAGGGCGAACTTGAAAATTTAAGTGATGAAGAATTTGAAGAAGTAAGAGCTTATTATGAAAGTCTTCAAGAAGATTAA